From the Ruania alkalisoli genome, one window contains:
- a CDS encoding ABC transporter permease, with the protein MRRYVLALVRALPRYMALGFRRWSAYRMAAAAGAVTNSVFGLIKAAIVMGAVGAAGGSLAGYGPLAGATYAWLAQAFLAPVNVFTWTELAERIRSGDVAIDLARPVDPQLAYLATDLGRAAFQLLPRGGPPLLVGALTTGLALPADARPYLLGLASLVLAVVVSFACRWLLNVTAFWLLDLRGTSTLYLVASNVLCGLIVPVHWFPDWLATVASWTPFPAMLQHPIDIVMGRASDVDAVALLGQQALWAGGLLLVGRLAFAAGARRVVIQGG; encoded by the coding sequence GTGCGCCGATATGTTCTTGCGCTTGTGCGCGCTCTCCCCCGGTATATGGCGCTCGGCTTCCGCCGCTGGTCGGCCTACCGGATGGCAGCAGCCGCCGGAGCGGTGACGAACTCGGTGTTCGGGCTGATCAAGGCGGCCATCGTGATGGGCGCCGTCGGGGCGGCAGGCGGCAGCCTCGCGGGCTACGGCCCGCTTGCCGGCGCAACCTATGCGTGGCTGGCTCAAGCATTTCTCGCACCTGTCAACGTCTTCACATGGACCGAACTGGCCGAGCGGATCCGCTCGGGCGATGTGGCGATCGACCTCGCCCGCCCAGTGGACCCGCAGCTCGCCTATCTCGCCACCGACCTCGGCCGGGCCGCGTTTCAGCTCCTTCCTCGAGGTGGCCCTCCGCTTCTCGTCGGCGCGCTCACGACCGGATTGGCCCTCCCGGCCGATGCCCGGCCGTACCTGCTGGGACTAGCGAGTCTCGTTCTGGCCGTTGTGGTGTCCTTCGCCTGCCGGTGGTTGCTCAATGTGACGGCGTTCTGGCTCCTCGACCTGCGCGGCACCAGCACGCTGTACCTTGTCGCATCGAACGTCCTGTGCGGATTGATCGTGCCCGTGCACTGGTTCCCCGACTGGCTCGCCACGGTGGCCTCGTGGACGCCGTTCCCGGCGATGCTCCAGCACCCCATCGACATCGTGATGGGCCGGGCGAGTGACGTCGACGCGGTCGCGCTACTCGGTCAGCAAGCGCTCTGGGCCGGTGGGCTCCTGCTTGTCGGACGCCTGGCTTTTGCGGCTGGCGCACGCCGGGTGGTGATCCAGGGTGGCTGA
- the rplB gene encoding 50S ribosomal protein L2, with translation MGIRKYKPTTPGRRGSSVADFVEVTRTTPEKSLVRPLSKSGGRNSSGRITARHIGGGHKRAYRVIDFRRHDKDGVPAKVAHIEYDPNRTARIALLHYADGEKRYILAPVKLKQGDRIENGPGADIKPGNNLPMRNIPVGTVIHAVELKPGGGAKIARSAGASVQLVAKDGPYAQLRMPSGEIRNVDLRCRASVGEVGNAEQSNINWGKAGRMRWKGKRPHVRGVAMNPVDHPHGGGEGKTSGGRHPVSPWGQTEGRTRRPNKPSDKLIVRRRRTGKKR, from the coding sequence ATGGGAATCCGTAAGTACAAGCCGACGACGCCGGGCCGCCGTGGCTCGTCCGTCGCCGACTTCGTCGAGGTCACCCGCACCACGCCGGAGAAGTCGTTGGTCCGTCCGCTTTCGAAGAGTGGTGGCCGCAACAGTTCTGGCCGGATCACTGCTCGTCACATCGGTGGTGGCCACAAGCGCGCCTATCGGGTGATCGACTTCCGTCGCCACGACAAGGACGGCGTTCCTGCGAAGGTCGCTCACATCGAGTACGACCCGAACCGGACTGCGCGCATCGCGCTGCTTCACTACGCCGACGGCGAGAAGCGGTACATCCTGGCCCCGGTGAAGCTCAAGCAGGGCGACCGCATCGAGAACGGCCCGGGTGCTGACATCAAGCCCGGCAACAATCTGCCGATGCGCAACATCCCGGTCGGTACGGTGATCCACGCTGTCGAGCTCAAGCCCGGTGGGGGTGCGAAGATCGCACGCTCGGCCGGCGCCTCCGTGCAGCTGGTTGCCAAGGATGGGCCCTACGCCCAGCTGCGGATGCCTTCCGGTGAGATCCGGAACGTGGACCTTCGGTGCCGTGCGTCGGTCGGCGAGGTCGGCAACGCCGAACAGTCCAACATCAACTGGGGCAAGGCCGGCCGGATGCGCTGGAAGGGCAAGCGCCCTCACGTGCGCGGTGTCGCGATGAACCCGGTCGACCACCCGCACGGTGGTGGTGAGGGTAAGACCTCTGGTGGCCGTCACCCGGTGAGCCCGTGGGGCCAGACCGAGGGTCGTACCCGCCGTCCGAACAAGCCGAGCGACAAGCTGATCGTGCGCCGCCGCCGCACCGGCAAGAAGCGCTGA
- the rplP gene encoding 50S ribosomal protein L16: MLIPRRTKHRKQHHPKRSGVAKGGTTIAFGDYGIQALEPAYVTNRQIEAARIAMTRHIKRGGKVWINIFPDRPLTKKPAETRMGSGKGSPEWWVANVKPGRIMFELAGVNEELAREALRRAQHKLPMKTRFVRREGGDV; this comes from the coding sequence ATGCTCATCCCCCGGCGCACCAAGCACCGTAAGCAGCACCACCCCAAGCGTTCCGGCGTCGCCAAGGGCGGCACGACGATTGCCTTCGGTGACTACGGGATCCAGGCTCTCGAGCCGGCCTACGTCACCAACCGGCAGATCGAGGCCGCTCGTATCGCGATGACCCGGCACATCAAGCGTGGCGGCAAGGTCTGGATCAACATCTTCCCAGACCGTCCGCTGACCAAGAAGCCGGCTGAGACCCGTATGGGTTCCGGTAAGGGCTCGCCCGAGTGGTGGGTGGCCAACGTCAAGCCCGGTCGGATCATGTTCGAACTGGCCGGAGTTAACGAAGAGCTCGCTCGCGAGGCCTTGCGTCGCGCGCAGCACAAGCTCCCGATGAAGACGCGTTTCGTGCGTCGCGAGGGTGGTGACGTCTGA
- the fusA gene encoding elongation factor G: protein MAQDVLTDLKKVRNIGIMAHIDAGKTTTTERILFYTGVNYKIGETHDGASTTDWMDQEKERGITITSAAVTCFWNDNQINIIDTPGHVDFTVEVERSLRVLDGAVAVFDGKEGVEPQSETVWRQADKYNVPRICFVNKMDKLGADFYYTVDTIVSRLGATPLVMQLPIGSESDFVGVVDLIWMKALVWPGDAKGDVTMGAAYETQEIPDDLKEKAEEYRTKLVEQVAESSEALMEKYLEGEEITNSELVAGIREMTINSEAYPVFCGSAFKNRGVQPMLDAVISYLPSPLDVPDMIGHPPNDEETEIVRRPAEDEPFSALAFKVAAHPFFGQLTFIRVYSGTCTPGTQVLNSTKGKKERIGKLFQMHANKENPVEELHAGHIYAVIGLKDTTTGDTLTAQDAPVILESMSFPEPVIFVAIEPKTKGDQDKLSTAIQKLSAEDPTFTVNLNEETGQTEIGGMGELHLDILVDRMKREFKVEANVGKPQVAYRETIRRSVEKFDYTHKKQTGGSGQFAKVQITFEPLDSAEGEMYEFENKVTGGRIPREYIPSVDHGVQDAMGTGILAGYPVVGVKAILLDGAYHDVDSSEMAFKIAGSMAFKEGVKRADPVLLEPVMDVEVRTPEEYMGDVIGDLNSRRGHIQSMEDASGVKVVRALVPLSEMFGYIGDLRSRTQGRAVYSMQFSNYAEVPRNVSEEIIKKTRGE from the coding sequence GTGGCACAGGACGTGCTGACCGACCTGAAGAAGGTCCGCAACATCGGCATCATGGCGCACATCGATGCCGGCAAGACCACCACCACCGAGCGGATCCTGTTCTACACCGGGGTCAACTACAAGATCGGTGAGACCCACGACGGGGCGTCGACGACCGACTGGATGGACCAGGAGAAGGAACGCGGCATCACGATTACATCGGCCGCGGTGACTTGCTTCTGGAACGACAACCAGATCAACATCATCGACACCCCGGGTCACGTGGACTTCACGGTCGAGGTGGAGCGCTCGCTGCGCGTCCTCGACGGTGCCGTCGCCGTCTTCGACGGCAAGGAGGGTGTGGAGCCGCAGTCGGAAACGGTGTGGCGTCAGGCTGACAAGTACAACGTCCCGCGCATCTGCTTCGTCAACAAGATGGACAAGCTCGGCGCCGACTTCTACTACACGGTCGACACCATCGTGAGCCGTCTCGGAGCGACCCCGCTGGTCATGCAGCTGCCGATCGGCTCCGAAAGCGACTTCGTCGGTGTTGTGGACCTGATCTGGATGAAGGCACTGGTGTGGCCCGGTGACGCCAAGGGTGACGTGACGATGGGCGCCGCCTACGAGACCCAGGAGATCCCGGACGATCTCAAGGAGAAGGCCGAGGAGTACCGCACCAAGCTGGTCGAGCAGGTGGCCGAGTCCTCCGAGGCGCTCATGGAGAAGTACCTCGAGGGTGAAGAGATCACCAACTCCGAGCTCGTCGCGGGCATCCGCGAGATGACGATCAACTCTGAGGCATACCCGGTCTTCTGCGGTTCGGCGTTCAAGAACCGTGGCGTGCAGCCGATGCTGGACGCCGTTATCTCCTACCTTCCCTCCCCGCTCGATGTGCCGGACATGATCGGTCACCCGCCGAACGACGAGGAGACCGAGATCGTGCGCCGGCCTGCGGAGGACGAGCCGTTCTCCGCACTGGCGTTCAAGGTTGCCGCACACCCGTTCTTCGGGCAGCTCACCTTCATCCGCGTGTACTCCGGCACATGCACCCCCGGTACGCAGGTCCTGAACTCCACTAAGGGGAAGAAGGAACGCATCGGGAAGCTCTTCCAGATGCACGCCAACAAGGAGAACCCGGTCGAGGAGCTCCACGCCGGGCACATCTACGCGGTCATCGGCCTCAAGGACACCACCACCGGCGACACGCTCACAGCGCAGGACGCGCCGGTGATCCTGGAGTCGATGTCCTTCCCGGAGCCGGTGATCTTCGTGGCGATCGAGCCGAAGACCAAGGGCGACCAGGACAAGCTCTCCACGGCGATCCAGAAGCTCTCCGCCGAGGACCCGACCTTCACGGTCAACCTCAACGAGGAGACCGGCCAGACCGAGATCGGCGGAATGGGTGAGCTGCACCTCGACATCCTCGTCGACCGGATGAAGCGTGAGTTCAAGGTCGAGGCGAACGTCGGGAAGCCGCAGGTCGCCTACCGCGAGACGATCCGTCGCAGCGTCGAGAAGTTCGACTACACCCACAAGAAGCAGACTGGTGGGTCCGGTCAGTTCGCCAAGGTGCAGATCACGTTCGAGCCGCTCGACTCCGCCGAAGGCGAGATGTACGAGTTCGAGAACAAGGTCACCGGTGGACGCATCCCGCGCGAATACATCCCCAGCGTCGATCACGGCGTGCAGGATGCGATGGGAACCGGTATTCTCGCCGGCTACCCGGTGGTGGGCGTCAAGGCCATCCTGCTTGACGGTGCCTACCACGACGTCGACTCTTCGGAAATGGCATTCAAGATCGCTGGTTCGATGGCATTCAAGGAAGGCGTCAAGCGCGCCGACCCGGTGCTGCTCGAGCCGGTGATGGACGTCGAGGTGCGTACGCCCGAGGAGTACATGGGCGACGTGATCGGCGATCTGAACTCCCGACGTGGACATATTCAGTCGATGGAGGACGCCAGTGGCGTTAAGGTGGTTCGCGCCTTGGTGCCGTTGTCCGAGATGTTCGGATACATCGGCGACCTGCGGTCCCGGACCCAGGGTCGTGCGGTGTACTCGATGCAGTTCAGCAACTACGCCGAAGTTCCTCGGAACGTCTCCGAGGAGATCATCAAGAAGACCCGGGGCGAGTAA
- the rplC gene encoding 50S ribosomal protein L3, whose protein sequence is MTSLPQQSERVVKAVLGTKLGMTQVWDDEGRLVPVSVVQVGTNVVTQIRTVEADGYSAVQLGFGQIDPRKVTQPLKGHFAKAGVTPRRHVAEIRTADASDYQLGQELTAETFEVGASVDVVGTTKGKGTAGVMKRHGFAGVSASHGAHRNHRKPGSIGGAATPSRVFKGLRMAGRMGHDRQTTQNLTIHAVDAEKGLLLVSGAVPGPKGGLVVVRTAAKGA, encoded by the coding sequence ATGACTTCACTTCCCCAGCAGTCCGAGCGGGTCGTCAAGGCCGTGCTTGGGACCAAGCTCGGCATGACCCAGGTGTGGGACGACGAAGGCCGGCTCGTGCCGGTCTCCGTGGTCCAGGTGGGCACCAACGTCGTGACCCAGATCCGCACCGTCGAGGCGGACGGCTATTCGGCCGTCCAGCTCGGCTTCGGCCAGATCGACCCGCGCAAGGTCACTCAGCCGCTCAAGGGCCACTTCGCCAAGGCCGGTGTGACGCCGCGACGTCACGTGGCCGAGATCCGTACCGCGGATGCCAGCGACTACCAGCTCGGTCAGGAACTGACCGCGGAGACCTTCGAGGTCGGCGCCAGCGTCGACGTTGTCGGAACCACCAAGGGCAAGGGCACCGCCGGCGTCATGAAGCGTCACGGCTTTGCCGGTGTGAGCGCCTCTCACGGTGCGCACCGTAACCACCGCAAGCCCGGCTCGATCGGTGGCGCAGCGACGCCGTCGCGTGTGTTCAAGGGACTGCGTATGGCTGGCCGCATGGGTCACGACCGACAGACCACCCAGAACCTGACCATCCACGCGGTCGACGCGGAGAAGGGCTTGCTGCTCGTCTCCGGTGCCGTGCCGGGCCCCAAGGGCGGCCTGGTCGTGGTTCGAACCGCCGCGAAGGGGGCCTGA
- the rpsG gene encoding 30S ribosomal protein S7 — translation MPRKGPAPKRPLVVDPVYGSSTVTQLVNRVLLDGKKSTAERIVYGALEGVREKTQTEPTVVLKRALDNIRPTLEVRSRRVGGATYQVPVEVRTSRQTTLALRWLVDYARARREKTMTERLMNEILDASNGLGAAVKRREDTHKMAESNKAFAHYRW, via the coding sequence ATGCCTCGTAAGGGCCCGGCCCCGAAGCGGCCGCTCGTCGTCGACCCGGTCTACGGGTCGTCCACCGTGACTCAGCTCGTCAACCGCGTCCTGCTGGACGGCAAGAAGTCCACTGCGGAACGCATCGTCTACGGCGCGCTCGAGGGCGTGCGCGAGAAGACGCAGACCGAGCCCACCGTGGTGCTCAAGCGCGCGCTCGACAACATCCGTCCCACCCTCGAGGTGCGCTCCCGTCGCGTGGGTGGTGCTACCTACCAGGTTCCGGTCGAGGTGCGCACCTCCCGGCAGACCACTCTCGCGCTTCGCTGGCTCGTCGACTACGCGCGCGCTCGCCGCGAGAAGACGATGACCGAGCGCCTCATGAACGAGATCCTGGACGCGTCCAACGGTCTCGGCGCCGCTGTGAAGCGCCGTGAGGACACGCACAAGATGGCCGAGTCCAACAAGGCATTCGCGCACTACCGCTGGTGA
- the rplD gene encoding 50S ribosomal protein L4, producing the protein MSTVVDNAQTTSVDVLDAAGKKTGTVDLPAEIFGVQTNVPLIHQVVVAQLAAARQGTHKAKTRGEVRGGGKKPYKQKGTGRARQGSIRAPQFAGGGTVHGPVPRDYSQRTPKKMKAAALRGALSDRARAGRVHVVESFVSGETPSTATATSVLAKAALARHVLVVLDRADELSWLSLRNVPTAHLIHPDQLNTYDVLVSDDVVFTSAALEAFLTPGGARESEEEQK; encoded by the coding sequence ATGAGTACTGTGGTTGACAACGCGCAGACCACGTCCGTCGACGTGCTCGACGCCGCCGGTAAGAAGACCGGCACCGTGGATCTGCCAGCCGAGATCTTCGGTGTGCAGACGAACGTGCCGCTCATCCACCAGGTGGTCGTCGCTCAGTTGGCTGCTGCCCGTCAGGGCACCCACAAGGCGAAGACTCGCGGTGAGGTTCGCGGTGGTGGCAAGAAGCCATACAAGCAGAAGGGCACCGGCCGGGCTCGTCAGGGCTCGATCCGGGCTCCGCAGTTCGCCGGTGGTGGCACCGTGCACGGGCCGGTCCCGCGTGACTACAGCCAGCGCACGCCCAAGAAGATGAAGGCGGCTGCTCTGCGGGGAGCGCTTTCTGACCGTGCTCGCGCCGGCCGCGTCCACGTGGTTGAGTCGTTCGTCTCGGGCGAGACTCCCTCGACGGCGACGGCAACCTCGGTGCTGGCCAAGGCGGCTCTTGCGCGTCACGTCCTGGTCGTTCTCGACCGTGCGGACGAGCTCAGCTGGCTGAGCCTGCGCAACGTGCCGACGGCGCACCTGATCCACCCCGATCAGCTCAACACGTACGACGTGCTGGTCAGTGACGACGTGGTGTTCACGTCCGCAGCGCTCGAGGCGTTCCTGACGCCGGGCGGCGCTCGCGAGTCCGAGGAGGAGCAGAAGTGA
- the rpsJ gene encoding 30S ribosomal protein S10, with the protein MAGQKIRIRLKSYDHEVIDNSARKIVDTVTRAGATVVGPVPLPTEKNVFCVIRSPHKYKDSREHFEMRTHKRLIDIVDPTPKAVDSLMRLDLPADVNIEIKL; encoded by the coding sequence ATGGCGGGACAGAAGATCCGCATCCGGCTCAAGTCCTACGACCACGAGGTCATCGACAACTCGGCGCGCAAGATCGTCGACACGGTGACTCGCGCTGGTGCAACGGTCGTGGGCCCGGTGCCGCTGCCAACCGAGAAGAACGTGTTCTGCGTCATCCGTTCTCCGCACAAGTACAAGGACAGCCGTGAGCATTTCGAGATGCGGACGCACAAGCGGCTGATCGACATCGTGGACCCGACGCCGAAGGCAGTCGACTCGCTGATGCGACTCGATCTCCCGGCGGACGTCAACATCGAGATCAAGCTCTGA
- the rplW gene encoding 50S ribosomal protein L23 — protein MTALTKDPRDIVIAPVVSEKSYNLLDEGKYTFVVDPRSNKTEIKIAIEQIFDVKVDSVNTINRKGKTRRTRFGLGKRKDTKRAIVTLREGTIDIFGGQVG, from the coding sequence GTGACCGCACTCACGAAGGACCCGCGCGACATCGTGATCGCGCCGGTGGTCTCTGAAAAGAGCTACAACCTGCTCGATGAGGGCAAGTACACGTTCGTGGTGGATCCGCGCTCGAACAAGACCGAGATCAAGATCGCGATCGAGCAGATCTTCGACGTCAAGGTTGACTCGGTCAACACGATCAATCGCAAGGGCAAGACGCGTCGGACCCGGTTCGGTCTCGGCAAGCGCAAGGACACCAAGCGCGCCATCGTCACCCTCCGCGAGGGCACCATCGACATCTTCGGCGGGCAGGTCGGCTGA
- the rpsL gene encoding 30S ribosomal protein S12, whose product MPTIQQLVRKGRSAKAGKNATPALKGSPQRRGVCTRVYTTTPKKPNSALRKVARVKLSSGIEVTAYIPGVGHNLQEHSIVLVRGGRVKDLPGVRYKIVRGALDTQGVRGRQQARSRYGAKKEKK is encoded by the coding sequence GTGCCCACCATTCAGCAGCTGGTCCGCAAGGGCCGCAGCGCAAAGGCTGGCAAGAACGCCACGCCGGCGCTCAAGGGAAGCCCGCAGCGTCGTGGTGTGTGCACCCGCGTGTACACCACCACCCCGAAGAAGCCGAACTCGGCGCTGCGCAAGGTGGCGCGTGTGAAGCTCTCCAGCGGGATCGAGGTCACCGCCTACATCCCCGGCGTGGGCCACAACCTGCAGGAGCACTCCATCGTGCTGGTTCGCGGCGGTCGTGTGAAGGACCTGCCCGGCGTTCGGTACAAGATCGTCCGCGGTGCCCTCGATACCCAGGGTGTGCGTGGTCGCCAGCAGGCCCGGAGCCGCTACGGCGCGAAGAAGGAGAAGAAGTAA
- the tuf gene encoding elongation factor Tu, translating into MAKAKFERTKPHVNIGTIGHVDHGKTTLTAAISKVLADKYPDLNTAAAFDMIDNAPEEKQRGITINVSHQEYQTEKRHYAHVDAPGHADYIKNMITGAAQMDGAILVVAATDGPMAQTREHVLLARQVGVPYLLVALNKSDMVDDEEILELVEMEVRELLSSQEFPGDDLPVVRVSALKALEGDPEWVKAIEELMDAVDESVPDPVRDIEKPFLMPIEDVFTITGRGTVVTGRVERGQLKVNDEVEIVGIRESQKTTVTGIEMFRKLLDTADAGENVGLLLRGTKREDVERGQVVVKPGSITPHTNFEAQVYILAKDEGGRHNPFYSNYRPQFYFRTTDVTGVIELPEGTEMVMPGDNTEMTVELIQPIAMEEGLGFAVREGGRTVGSGRVTKILK; encoded by the coding sequence GTGGCGAAGGCCAAGTTCGAGCGGACCAAGCCGCACGTCAACATCGGCACGATCGGTCACGTCGACCACGGAAAGACGACGCTGACCGCGGCCATTTCGAAGGTGCTGGCAGACAAGTACCCGGACCTCAACACGGCGGCGGCGTTCGACATGATCGACAACGCGCCGGAAGAGAAGCAGCGCGGTATCACGATCAACGTCTCCCACCAGGAGTACCAGACGGAGAAGCGCCACTACGCGCACGTCGACGCTCCGGGACACGCTGACTACATCAAGAACATGATCACCGGTGCTGCACAGATGGATGGCGCGATCCTCGTGGTCGCAGCCACCGACGGCCCGATGGCGCAGACCCGTGAGCACGTGCTGCTCGCCCGCCAGGTCGGCGTGCCGTACCTGCTGGTGGCGCTGAACAAGTCCGACATGGTCGACGACGAGGAGATCCTCGAGCTCGTCGAGATGGAGGTGCGAGAGCTCCTCTCCAGCCAGGAGTTCCCCGGCGATGACCTGCCGGTCGTGCGCGTCTCCGCGCTGAAGGCACTCGAGGGCGACCCGGAGTGGGTCAAGGCCATCGAGGAGCTGATGGACGCCGTCGACGAGAGCGTGCCGGACCCGGTGCGTGACATCGAGAAGCCGTTCCTGATGCCGATCGAGGATGTCTTCACGATCACTGGCCGCGGTACCGTGGTCACCGGTCGTGTCGAGCGCGGTCAGCTGAAGGTCAACGACGAGGTCGAGATCGTCGGAATCCGTGAGTCGCAGAAGACGACCGTGACCGGTATCGAGATGTTCCGCAAGCTGCTCGACACCGCGGACGCGGGTGAGAACGTCGGTCTGCTGCTGCGCGGTACCAAGCGCGAGGACGTCGAGCGCGGTCAGGTCGTTGTGAAGCCGGGTTCGATCACCCCGCACACCAACTTCGAGGCCCAGGTCTACATCCTGGCCAAGGACGAGGGCGGTCGTCACAACCCGTTCTACTCGAACTACCGTCCGCAGTTCTACTTCCGCACCACCGACGTCACCGGCGTCATCGAGCTGCCCGAGGGCACTGAGATGGTCATGCCGGGGGACAACACCGAGATGACGGTTGAGTTGATCCAGCCGATCGCCATGGAGGAGGGTCTGGGCTTCGCTGTCCGCGAGGGTGGACGGACTGTCGGCTCCGGTCGTGTGACGAAGATCCTCAAGTGA
- the rplV gene encoding 50S ribosomal protein L22, whose amino-acid sequence MEAKAQARFVRVTPQKARRVVDIIRGKQADEAVAVLTYAPQAAAETVRKVVESAVANARVKADQDSVAFNSGDLVIAEAYVDEGPTLKRFRPRAQGRANRILKRTSHITVIVAERQTKGGAR is encoded by the coding sequence ATGGAAGCCAAGGCGCAGGCGCGATTTGTGCGCGTCACGCCCCAGAAGGCCAGGCGAGTCGTGGACATCATCCGCGGCAAGCAGGCTGATGAGGCCGTGGCGGTGCTCACCTATGCCCCGCAGGCGGCGGCAGAGACCGTTCGCAAGGTAGTCGAGAGCGCGGTGGCCAACGCCCGTGTGAAGGCGGACCAGGACTCCGTCGCGTTCAACAGCGGCGATCTGGTGATCGCCGAGGCGTACGTGGACGAAGGTCCCACGCTCAAGCGGTTCCGGCCCCGCGCACAGGGCCGGGCCAACCGGATCCTCAAGCGCACCAGCCACATCACTGTGATCGTGGCGGAACGACAGACCAAGGGAGGGGCTCGCTGA
- the rpsS gene encoding 30S ribosomal protein S19: MPRSLKKGPFVDGHLQKKVDGQNEQGTKNVIKTWSRRSVITPDFLGHTFAVHDGRKHVPVFVTESMVGHKLGEFAPTRTFRGHEKDDRKARRR, from the coding sequence ATGCCTCGCAGTCTGAAGAAGGGCCCCTTCGTAGACGGCCACCTGCAGAAGAAGGTGGATGGCCAGAACGAGCAGGGCACCAAGAACGTCATCAAGACATGGTCACGTCGGTCCGTCATCACGCCGGACTTCCTGGGCCACACCTTCGCGGTGCATGACGGTCGCAAGCACGTCCCGGTGTTCGTCACCGAGTCGATGGTCGGCCACAAGCTCGGGGAGTTCGCCCCGACCCGTACGTTCCGCGGGCACGAGAAGGACGACCGCAAAGCGCGTCGTCGCTGA
- the rpsC gene encoding 30S ribosomal protein S3, with the protein MGQKVNPTGFRLGITTDHRSRWFADSTKKGQRYRDYVREDVQIRKLMATGLERAGIAKVEIERTRDRVRVDLHTARPGIVIGRRGAEADRLRGELEKLTGKQVQLNILEVKNPEIDAQLVAQGIAEQLASRVSFRRAMRKGMQSAQRAGAKGIRVQCSGRLGGAEMSRSEFYREGRVPLHTLRAYVDYGFFEARTTFGRIGVKVWIYKGDQTERDFAREQASAAPRNARGRGERGGRGRRPDARGGQAAQAPGASAPATDTPATTSGPAPSGAGSETEA; encoded by the coding sequence ATGGGCCAGAAGGTCAACCCCACCGGGTTCCGACTCGGCATCACCACCGATCACCGTTCCCGCTGGTTCGCTGACTCCACCAAGAAGGGGCAGCGGTACCGCGACTACGTCCGCGAGGACGTCCAGATCCGCAAGCTGATGGCCACCGGCCTTGAGCGCGCCGGTATCGCGAAGGTCGAGATCGAGCGCACACGCGACCGTGTGCGCGTCGACCTGCACACCGCACGGCCGGGCATCGTCATCGGCCGCCGTGGAGCCGAGGCCGACCGGCTGCGTGGTGAGCTGGAGAAGCTGACCGGCAAGCAGGTTCAGCTGAACATCCTTGAGGTGAAGAACCCCGAGATCGACGCTCAGCTGGTCGCGCAGGGAATCGCCGAGCAGCTTGCCTCGCGCGTCTCCTTCCGTCGCGCGATGCGCAAGGGCATGCAGTCCGCGCAGCGTGCGGGTGCGAAGGGGATCCGTGTGCAGTGCTCGGGCCGCCTGGGCGGTGCTGAGATGAGCCGGAGCGAGTTCTACCGCGAGGGTCGTGTTCCGCTGCACACTCTGCGTGCGTATGTGGACTACGGCTTCTTCGAGGCGCGTACCACCTTCGGCCGGATCGGCGTGAAGGTGTGGATCTACAAGGGCGACCAGACCGAGCGCGACTTCGCGCGTGAGCAGGCTTCCGCCGCTCCGCGCAACGCACGTGGACGCGGCGAGCGCGGCGGCCGCGGACGTCGTCCCGATGCGCGTGGTGGCCAGGCTGCCCAGGCCCCGGGTGCATCCGCTCCTGCGACCGACACTCCCGCAACCACTTCCGGCCCTGCTCCCAGCGGTGCCGGTTCCGAGACGGAGGCCTGA